The Candidatus Binatia bacterium genome contains a region encoding:
- a CDS encoding SRPBCC domain-containing protein, whose product MKRVAVVLGALAATALAVFVVLLLIFGSQVQYAVEHRLEIEAPAERVWEILAATDAYPQWNPYLLEIVGPVRPGETISATLSQRTWKEPLTVHPVVVTFEPRELRWRGRVGIPGILDTDHSFVVEAIGDERSLVIQREEFRGLLARILRERAPDIQKATHESFVKMNEALKGRAEQPRL is encoded by the coding sequence ATGAAGAGGGTCGCGGTCGTTCTCGGAGCCCTAGCGGCCACCGCGCTCGCAGTGTTCGTGGTTCTCTTGCTGATCTTCGGTTCCCAGGTCCAATACGCGGTGGAGCACCGGCTCGAGATCGAGGCCCCGGCGGAGCGCGTGTGGGAGATCCTCGCCGCCACCGATGCCTACCCACAGTGGAACCCGTACCTCCTGGAAATCGTCGGGCCGGTCCGTCCGGGCGAGACGATCTCCGCGACGCTCTCGCAGCGAACCTGGAAGGAACCGCTCACCGTGCACCCCGTCGTCGTGACGTTCGAGCCGAGGGAGCTCCGGTGGCGCGGGCGCGTCGGGATCCCAGGCATCCTGGATACGGATCACTCCTTTGTCGTGGAAGCGATCGGCGACGAGCGCTCACTCGTGATTCAGCGCGAGGAGTTCCGCGGCCTGCTCGCTCGCATCCTGCGCGAACGCGCGCCGGACATTCAGAAGGCCACCCACGAGTCGTTCGTCAAGATGAATGAGGCACTGAAGGGAAGAGCCGAGCAGCCGAGGCTGTAG
- a CDS encoding amidohydrolase family protein, with the protein MEKFDLVIRGGTLVDGTGGDPVEGDVAIQGGVIAEIGKVAGQGREEIDARDLLVTPGFVDIHTHYDGQAVWGPRLTPSSWHGVTTVVTGNCGVGFAPCRPNDHDLLVKLMEGVEDIPAVVLAEGLDWSWESFGEFLDRLETQPHDIDFATQAPHGAIRVYAMGERGADREPATPDDIAVMARLAREAVEAGALGFTTSRTLNHRSSDGRPTPTLTAEEDELLGIAMALKDSGRGVLQVVSDFADAKAEFGMLRRLVEQSGRPLSMSIVQDDRRPNQWRDLISWIGEATDAGLPMKGQVCGRPVGIVLGLECTLNPFLLHAAYREIGRLPLAEKVARMRDPEVRRSILGEKPSAENGFLHNMLTNFERIFELGDPPNYEPRVEDSIAGKAQAAGLAPIEWVYDRFLENDGHTLLYLPFLNYADKSLEPSLEMMKHADTVLGLGDGGAHLGTISDASFPTTMLTFWTRDRTRGDKLSVPFVVRAHTHETAAAVGLRDRGLLARGYKADVNLIDYDALTLRPPHVVHDLPSGGRRLVQTAEGYRATLVSGQVIYRDGQPTDALPGKLIRGAQSRPVT; encoded by the coding sequence ATGGAGAAATTCGATCTGGTGATTCGCGGCGGCACGCTCGTCGATGGCACGGGCGGCGACCCGGTCGAGGGCGACGTCGCGATTCAGGGCGGCGTCATCGCGGAAATTGGGAAGGTCGCAGGGCAGGGCCGCGAAGAGATCGACGCCCGTGACCTCCTGGTCACGCCGGGCTTCGTCGACATCCACACCCATTACGACGGCCAGGCCGTTTGGGGCCCACGGCTGACGCCGTCGTCCTGGCACGGTGTCACGACGGTCGTCACGGGGAACTGCGGTGTCGGATTCGCGCCGTGTCGCCCGAACGATCACGATCTTCTGGTCAAGCTGATGGAGGGAGTCGAGGATATCCCGGCTGTCGTGTTGGCCGAGGGCCTCGATTGGAGTTGGGAAAGTTTCGGGGAGTTCCTGGATCGACTCGAAACCCAGCCGCACGATATCGATTTCGCAACGCAAGCGCCGCACGGCGCGATTCGCGTGTACGCGATGGGAGAGCGCGGAGCCGACCGCGAGCCGGCCACGCCTGACGACATCGCCGTGATGGCGCGTCTCGCGCGCGAGGCCGTCGAGGCGGGCGCGCTGGGCTTCACCACGTCCCGTACGCTGAACCACCGGAGCAGTGACGGTCGCCCGACGCCGACGCTCACGGCCGAAGAGGACGAGCTTCTCGGCATCGCGATGGCGCTCAAGGATTCCGGGCGCGGCGTGCTGCAGGTCGTGTCGGACTTCGCCGATGCGAAGGCCGAGTTCGGGATGCTCCGCCGCCTCGTCGAGCAATCGGGACGACCGCTCTCGATGAGCATCGTCCAAGATGACCGTCGCCCGAACCAGTGGCGCGACCTGATCAGTTGGATCGGCGAGGCGACCGACGCGGGACTGCCCATGAAGGGGCAGGTCTGTGGCCGCCCGGTAGGCATCGTCCTCGGGCTGGAGTGCACGCTGAACCCGTTCCTGCTTCACGCCGCCTACCGCGAGATCGGGCGTTTGCCGCTCGCCGAAAAGGTCGCGCGGATGCGAGACCCTGAAGTGCGCCGTTCGATCCTCGGTGAGAAGCCGTCGGCGGAGAACGGATTCCTGCACAACATGCTGACGAACTTCGAGCGGATCTTCGAGCTGGGCGACCCCCCGAACTACGAGCCGCGTGTCGAGGACAGCATCGCTGGCAAGGCGCAGGCGGCCGGACTCGCGCCGATCGAGTGGGTCTACGACCGCTTCCTCGAGAACGACGGGCACACGCTGCTGTATCTCCCGTTCCTGAACTACGCGGACAAGTCCCTCGAGCCCTCCCTCGAGATGATGAAGCATGCGGACACGGTCCTCGGTCTCGGTGACGGGGGTGCTCACCTGGGTACGATTTCGGACGCGAGTTTCCCGACGACCATGCTCACCTTCTGGACGCGCGACCGCACGCGCGGCGACAAGCTGTCGGTCCCGTTCGTGGTTCGCGCACATACCCACGAGACGGCCGCTGCGGTGGGCCTGCGCGACCGCGGGCTGCTTGCTCGGGGATATAAGGCCGACGTAAACCTGATCGACTACGACGCGTTGACGCTGCGCCCGCCGCACGTCGTTCACGATCTGCCGTCCGGCGGACGGCGGCTCGTGCAGACGGCGGAGGGGTACCGCGCCACACTGGTCTCGGGGCAGGTGATCTACCGCGACGGTCAACCGACCGACGCGTTGCCGGGCAAACTGATCCGCGGCGCTCAGTCGCGACCCGTTACGTGA
- a CDS encoding TauD/TfdA family dioxygenase: MTTEPRILEAASEWHADDVADEAKWIVRFDDAEVEELDAALRHALRNAGDLLDIDRAAFPLPGLSARLKDVERELIEGRGFVLLRGIPRERYTQAEMETLYWGIGMHLGRPWPQNNKGHLLGDVLDQGKTGAESNSRGNEIGGATPFPYHSDGSDLVGLMCLQKAQSGGLSTVANAVSIHNDLLRERPDLVAELYGPLPYDFRGEQPEGGRKWYTMPAFTEHAGRLFVRYIRPYILFSQRHDDAPRISEKQEEAMRRVDAMTQDPGYNVFMDLEPGDIQFVNNYHVLHARTTYVDDRESGQVRHLKRLWLETEVLDDRPPLFRNNVGSDWGKNRTVSRIGVN, encoded by the coding sequence ATGACGACCGAGCCCCGAATCCTGGAGGCCGCGAGCGAATGGCACGCGGACGATGTTGCCGACGAAGCGAAGTGGATCGTCCGTTTCGATGACGCGGAGGTCGAGGAACTCGACGCGGCACTACGCCACGCGCTCCGCAATGCGGGCGACCTCCTCGACATCGATCGTGCCGCGTTTCCGTTGCCGGGCCTTTCGGCTCGCTTGAAGGACGTCGAACGAGAGCTGATCGAGGGGCGCGGATTCGTCCTTCTCCGAGGCATCCCGCGAGAGCGCTACACCCAGGCGGAGATGGAGACCCTGTACTGGGGTATCGGAATGCACCTCGGCCGACCGTGGCCACAGAACAACAAGGGTCATCTCCTCGGCGACGTCCTCGACCAGGGGAAGACCGGTGCCGAGAGCAACTCGCGGGGAAACGAGATCGGTGGGGCAACGCCGTTCCCGTATCACTCCGACGGATCCGATCTGGTGGGCCTCATGTGTTTGCAGAAGGCGCAGAGTGGGGGCCTTTCGACGGTCGCGAACGCGGTTTCGATTCACAACGATCTGCTCCGTGAACGGCCCGACCTCGTGGCGGAGCTCTACGGCCCGCTCCCCTACGACTTCCGCGGCGAGCAGCCCGAGGGCGGACGGAAGTGGTACACGATGCCGGCGTTCACCGAGCACGCTGGTCGCCTGTTCGTTCGCTACATCCGGCCGTACATCCTGTTCTCGCAACGTCACGACGATGCACCGCGGATTTCGGAGAAGCAGGAAGAGGCGATGCGTCGAGTCGACGCGATGACGCAGGACCCAGGCTATAACGTCTTCATGGATCTCGAGCCGGGCGACATCCAGTTCGTGAACAACTATCATGTGCTGCACGCACGGACGACGTACGTCGACGACCGCGAGAGCGGACAGGTGCGTCACTTGAAGCGTCTGTGGCTCGAGACCGAAGTGCTCGACGATCGGCCGCCGCTGTTCCGCAACAACGTGGGCTCCGATTGGGGCAAGAACCGAACGGTCAGTCGGATCGGCGTGAACTAA
- a CDS encoding alpha-amylase family glycosyl hydrolase yields the protein MGGQPWWKRAVVYQIYPRSFADSNGDGVGELEGIRQHLDHIAGLGADALWLSPIFRSPMRDFGYDVSDYCDIDPVFGTLADLDALVESAHARNLRVILDWVPSHTSSDHPWFLDSRSSRDAAKRSWYVWRDPKPDGSPPNNWTSAFSDGGPAWTLDEASGQYWLHSFLAEQPDLNWENPDVVAAMHDTLRFWLDRGVDGFRADVVHNIGKDPALLDVADRVAKIPHCALNDDPRTIEHLRGIRRLLDSYPGERMIVGEVFLMDTQKIAPYYADGAGLHLSFNFPPMFLKWKAEKWRDCLEEVAAAFDPVGAWPTWVLSNHDWPRHRTRLGSEPRSRAAALLLLTLRGTPFLYMGEELGLEDAVVPADRVVDPGGRDGCRAPLPWTRAAGHGWPDPAWLPLPPDADLRNVEAESESPDSMLQLYRRLLTARRASPALSAGDFELLDDLPRGVLGYRRSVDGDARIILINFEETAAAVGFPPDTTVEVSSDGAGEGAVFTGALDTLQAVLLRPTT from the coding sequence GTGGGCGGCCAGCCTTGGTGGAAACGCGCGGTAGTCTATCAGATTTATCCGCGCTCGTTTGCGGACTCGAACGGCGACGGCGTCGGGGAACTCGAGGGGATCCGCCAGCACCTCGACCACATCGCCGGCCTCGGCGCGGATGCCCTTTGGCTGTCTCCGATCTTTCGCTCACCGATGCGCGACTTTGGGTACGACGTCTCCGACTATTGCGACATCGATCCGGTCTTCGGCACGCTTGCCGACCTCGATGCGCTGGTCGAGTCGGCTCACGCGCGAAACCTCAGAGTGATCCTCGACTGGGTCCCCTCGCACACCTCCAGCGATCATCCCTGGTTCCTGGATTCGCGCTCCTCGCGCGACGCTGCGAAACGTAGCTGGTACGTCTGGCGCGACCCGAAACCCGACGGCTCGCCGCCCAACAACTGGACCAGCGCCTTCTCCGACGGCGGCCCGGCCTGGACCCTCGATGAGGCCTCCGGCCAGTACTGGCTGCATTCGTTCCTCGCAGAACAGCCCGACCTGAACTGGGAGAATCCCGACGTCGTGGCCGCCATGCACGACACCCTCCGATTCTGGCTCGATCGAGGTGTCGACGGCTTCCGCGCCGACGTCGTGCACAACATCGGGAAGGACCCTGCCCTCCTCGACGTCGCAGACCGCGTCGCAAAGATCCCGCACTGCGCACTGAACGACGACCCACGCACGATCGAGCACCTCCGGGGCATTCGACGACTCCTCGACTCCTATCCGGGCGAGCGAATGATCGTGGGCGAGGTCTTCTTAATGGACACCCAGAAGATCGCGCCGTACTACGCGGACGGCGCCGGCCTTCACCTCTCGTTCAACTTCCCGCCGATGTTCCTCAAGTGGAAGGCCGAAAAGTGGCGCGACTGTCTCGAAGAGGTCGCGGCCGCCTTCGACCCGGTCGGTGCCTGGCCGACTTGGGTCCTGTCGAATCACGATTGGCCGCGCCACCGGACGCGGCTCGGCAGCGAGCCGCGGTCGCGCGCCGCAGCGCTTCTCCTTCTCACCTTGCGCGGCACTCCGTTCCTATACATGGGCGAAGAGCTCGGCCTCGAAGATGCGGTGGTACCGGCGGACCGCGTGGTCGATCCCGGCGGGCGCGATGGCTGCCGTGCTCCCCTGCCGTGGACGCGCGCCGCCGGACACGGCTGGCCCGATCCCGCCTGGCTGCCTCTGCCCCCAGACGCCGATCTGCGGAACGTCGAGGCGGAGAGCGAATCGCCCGACTCCATGCTTCAGCTCTACCGCCGCTTGCTCACGGCCCGGCGCGCCTCACCCGCGCTCTCCGCAGGCGACTTCGAACTGCTCGACGACCTTCCCCGCGGCGTCCTCGGCTATCGCCGCTCCGTCGACGGCGACGCACGGATCATCTTGATCAATTTCGAGGAGACAGCTGCCGCCGTCGGGTTCCCACCGGACACCACGGTCGAAGTCTCGAGCGATGGAGCGGGAGAGGGCGCGGTCTTCACCGGGGCACTCGACACACTTCAGGCCGTCCTGTTACGACCGACGACATGA
- a CDS encoding DUF2470 domain-containing protein gives MSNDAHSRPSGETEELLYDPDVPTPTHGERARTLVAAIKTGTLCTIAKEPAGYPYGSFVTFAMDGGAPVFFISELAEHTKNLRLDGRASLLVAEGGEGDPLANGRVTLLGACRRLDDGPDRNAAKAAYLEAHPNASYYIDYSDFSFWRLDVEGVRYIGGYGRMSWVDVPDWSGSDSDPIAPLARGIIDHMNADHQEAMVSYCRVFSKAADTTAATMTSVDRYGFEMSAETGKGPRPIRLAFSAPISTSDEARNEMVELVRRARAAPS, from the coding sequence GTGAGCAACGACGCGCATTCCCGCCCCTCGGGAGAAACCGAGGAGCTGCTGTACGACCCCGACGTTCCGACTCCGACCCATGGGGAACGGGCCCGGACGTTGGTCGCGGCGATCAAGACCGGCACCCTGTGCACGATCGCCAAAGAGCCCGCCGGCTATCCCTACGGCTCGTTCGTCACGTTCGCGATGGACGGAGGGGCCCCGGTGTTCTTCATCAGCGAACTCGCCGAGCACACGAAGAACCTGCGACTCGACGGCCGGGCCTCGCTGCTCGTCGCCGAGGGCGGCGAAGGGGATCCACTCGCGAATGGGCGCGTTACGCTGCTCGGGGCCTGTCGTCGGCTCGACGACGGACCCGACCGCAATGCCGCAAAGGCCGCGTATCTCGAGGCGCACCCAAACGCCTCGTATTACATCGACTATTCCGACTTCTCGTTCTGGCGCCTGGACGTCGAGGGCGTGCGCTACATCGGCGGATACGGTCGGATGTCGTGGGTCGATGTTCCCGACTGGAGCGGTTCGGACTCGGATCCGATCGCCCCGCTTGCGCGGGGGATCATCGATCACATGAACGCCGATCATCAGGAGGCAATGGTGAGCTACTGCCGCGTCTTCTCGAAGGCGGCCGACACGACAGCGGCTACGATGACGAGTGTCGACCGCTACGGATTCGAGATGTCCGCCGAAACGGGGAAGGGCCCGCGCCCGATCCGCCTCGCGTTCTCGGCGCCGATTTCGACGTCGGATGAGGCGCGTAACGAGATGGTCGAGCTCGTGCGCCGTGCACGCGCGGCACCGAGCTGA
- a CDS encoding LLM class flavin-dependent oxidoreductase: MKISICVPYAKPEYNRATTLDWCRMADEGPFESLGCGERIISHTQDMRVILSAAAALTQRVKIVPSLYILPMHSAVRVAKELATMDVLSEGRVIATVGVGGRDHDYRAVGSPFEKRLKRLDEGVATMKRTWAGEPPFEGTDPVGPVPFQKGGPPVWSGAMNPKSIARSAKWADGLYGFTMNGDAGPARQQFQLALEAWKAQGRGRPYLATGFWCCLADDADARLKKYVYDYLKIAGDEIGKAVADMMYTSNEDAVRRCLDALEEESCDECFLVPATAELVEVERLAEIVVKR; this comes from the coding sequence ATGAAGATCAGCATCTGCGTCCCTTACGCCAAGCCCGAGTACAACCGCGCGACGACCCTCGACTGGTGTCGCATGGCCGACGAAGGCCCGTTCGAGAGCCTGGGTTGCGGCGAGCGCATCATCTCGCACACCCAGGACATGCGGGTGATCCTCTCCGCTGCGGCCGCACTGACGCAGCGCGTGAAGATCGTTCCGTCGCTGTACATCCTGCCGATGCACTCGGCGGTGCGCGTCGCGAAAGAGCTCGCGACGATGGACGTCCTCTCAGAGGGCCGGGTGATCGCCACAGTCGGCGTAGGCGGCCGCGATCACGACTACCGGGCCGTCGGCTCGCCTTTCGAGAAGCGCCTCAAGCGGCTCGACGAGGGCGTCGCTACGATGAAGAGGACCTGGGCCGGGGAGCCGCCGTTCGAGGGGACCGATCCGGTGGGGCCGGTCCCGTTCCAGAAGGGCGGGCCGCCGGTCTGGTCGGGGGCCATGAACCCGAAATCGATCGCCCGCTCGGCGAAATGGGCCGACGGTCTCTACGGCTTCACGATGAACGGCGACGCGGGGCCGGCGCGCCAGCAGTTCCAACTCGCGCTCGAGGCCTGGAAGGCGCAAGGGCGGGGGCGTCCGTACCTCGCCACTGGTTTCTGGTGTTGTCTGGCCGACGACGCCGACGCGCGGCTCAAGAAGTACGTTTACGACTACCTCAAGATCGCCGGCGACGAGATCGGGAAGGCCGTCGCCGACATGATGTACACGTCGAATGAAGACGCCGTCAGGCGGTGTCTCGACGCTCTCGAGGAAGAAAGTTGTGACGAGTGTTTTCTCGTTCCCGCGACCGCCGAGTTGGTCGAGGTCGAGCGCCTCGCTGAAATTGTCGTGAAGCGTTAG
- a CDS encoding amidohydrolase family protein has protein sequence MATETNDPYVLISADCHAGARISGYRDYLEEKYLERFDAWREKYRNPNRSHLNKKKDKTWGGEERVKDLESQGVVAEVLFPNNVPPFFPPDGIVVSRPPTAEEYELRLQGVRAHNRWLSDWCADYPTRRAGVGVVLLNDIDDALEDIEWIAKHELKGGVLISQVADDTDLEPLYSPVYERIWAACQDNDLIIHQHSGGGCPNYGNHPASSMVWVYEMSWFATRGLSHLILAGVFERYPKLRYLISESGCAWVKQTMEHMDHLWKQIAKAGSTGEVDFTGRGVTKEPPSHYAKTNCWYGASFPRPADLAGRHLVGLEHVLWGADYPHYEGTYPYTMESLRLAFSDIDPSEVRMMVGENAAKFFGFDMEELKTYAATCGPTVDQLREPLLEKPKDATSPCFW, from the coding sequence ATGGCAACGGAGACCAACGACCCCTACGTACTGATTTCGGCGGACTGTCACGCCGGTGCGCGTATCAGCGGCTATCGCGACTATCTCGAGGAGAAGTACCTCGAGCGATTCGACGCGTGGCGCGAGAAGTATCGGAACCCGAACCGGTCCCATCTGAACAAGAAGAAGGACAAGACCTGGGGCGGTGAGGAGCGGGTGAAGGACCTGGAGTCGCAGGGGGTCGTCGCCGAGGTCCTGTTCCCGAACAACGTACCGCCCTTCTTCCCGCCCGACGGGATCGTGGTCTCCCGACCGCCGACGGCCGAAGAGTACGAGCTGCGCCTCCAGGGAGTCCGCGCGCACAATCGCTGGCTGTCGGACTGGTGCGCTGACTACCCGACGCGCCGTGCCGGTGTCGGCGTCGTCCTTTTGAACGACATCGACGACGCACTCGAGGACATCGAGTGGATCGCCAAGCATGAGCTCAAGGGTGGCGTTCTTATCTCACAGGTTGCAGACGATACCGACCTCGAGCCGTTGTACTCGCCGGTTTACGAGCGCATCTGGGCGGCGTGTCAGGACAACGACCTCATCATCCACCAGCACTCCGGCGGTGGCTGCCCCAACTACGGGAATCATCCGGCGTCGAGCATGGTGTGGGTCTACGAGATGTCGTGGTTCGCGACGCGCGGGCTCTCGCACCTGATTCTCGCGGGCGTCTTCGAGCGGTATCCGAAGCTGCGTTATCTGATCAGCGAGTCGGGCTGTGCGTGGGTGAAGCAGACCATGGAGCACATGGATCACCTCTGGAAGCAGATCGCGAAGGCGGGGAGCACCGGGGAGGTCGACTTCACGGGGCGCGGCGTCACGAAGGAGCCGCCCAGCCACTACGCCAAGACGAACTGCTGGTACGGGGCGAGCTTTCCGCGCCCGGCCGATCTGGCCGGCCGGCACCTCGTCGGCCTCGAACACGTTCTGTGGGGCGCGGACTACCCGCACTACGAGGGGACGTATCCGTACACTATGGAATCGCTCCGCCTCGCGTTTTCCGACATCGATCCGAGTGAAGTCCGGATGATGGTCGGCGAGAACGCGGCGAAGTTCTTTGGCTTCGACATGGAAGAGCTGAAGACTTACGCGGCGACCTGTGGGCCCACCGTCGACCAGTTGCGCGAGCCGCTTCTCGAGAAGCCGAAAGACGCGACGAGCCCGTGCTTCTGGTGA
- a CDS encoding cytochrome P450, translating into MQPVEALTLEEIDLSAPEFWVRPWAEREGAFQMLRRERPMSFHKELDYSELSVGIVPPGAGYWAVSRHADILKASRNPEIFCSREGATSIPNLPPPFLEFFGGMINMDDPGHQRLRKLVSSGFTPKQLARVSHDVEHAAAEIIGAVSEKGECDFVTDLSAPFPIRIVCDMLGIPKSQHAFVFEKTNIILGAGDPEYVADPTQIIPALLGAGADLVALMKDMRKLRLENPTDDITSALVHADVDGDKMSDEDMGSFFILLVVAGNETTRNSISHGMKALCDYPEQRALFQGDFDRVAPTAVEEIVRWASPVIFMRRTTTQDCELGGQKLEKGEKVILFYNSGNRDELVFDNPYGFDVLRTPNEHVGYGGPGPHFCLGANLARREITVFFRELFQRLPDLQINGEPDRLASNFIHGIKHLSCEFTPKAA; encoded by the coding sequence ATGCAGCCCGTGGAAGCTCTTACTCTGGAGGAGATCGATCTCTCCGCTCCCGAATTCTGGGTGCGGCCGTGGGCGGAGCGCGAAGGCGCCTTCCAGATGCTCCGCCGAGAACGCCCCATGTCGTTCCACAAGGAACTCGACTACTCGGAACTCAGCGTGGGGATCGTGCCGCCCGGTGCGGGTTACTGGGCCGTGTCGCGTCATGCAGACATTCTCAAGGCGAGCCGCAATCCCGAGATCTTCTGTTCGCGCGAGGGAGCGACCAGCATCCCGAACCTACCGCCACCGTTCCTCGAGTTCTTCGGCGGCATGATCAACATGGACGACCCCGGCCACCAGCGGCTGCGAAAGCTCGTCTCGTCGGGCTTCACGCCCAAGCAGCTCGCGCGCGTCTCACATGACGTCGAACACGCCGCCGCCGAGATCATCGGTGCCGTTTCCGAGAAGGGCGAGTGCGACTTCGTAACCGACCTCTCCGCGCCGTTCCCCATCCGTATCGTGTGCGACATGCTCGGCATTCCGAAAAGCCAACACGCGTTCGTCTTCGAGAAGACCAACATCATCCTCGGAGCCGGTGACCCCGAGTACGTCGCCGATCCGACGCAGATCATCCCCGCGCTCCTCGGTGCGGGCGCCGACCTCGTCGCTCTGATGAAGGACATGAGAAAGCTCCGGCTCGAGAATCCGACCGACGACATCACGTCGGCCCTAGTTCACGCCGACGTCGACGGGGACAAGATGAGCGATGAAGACATGGGAAGCTTCTTCATCTTGCTCGTCGTCGCCGGCAACGAAACGACCCGCAACTCCATCAGCCACGGAATGAAGGCGCTGTGCGACTACCCGGAGCAGCGAGCGCTCTTCCAGGGAGACTTCGACCGGGTCGCGCCGACCGCGGTCGAGGAGATCGTGCGTTGGGCCTCGCCTGTCATCTTCATGCGCCGCACGACGACCCAGGACTGCGAGCTCGGCGGCCAGAAGCTCGAGAAGGGGGAGAAGGTCATCCTCTTCTACAACTCGGGCAACCGCGACGAGCTCGTGTTCGACAACCCCTACGGCTTCGACGTTCTTCGCACCCCCAACGAGCACGTCGGCTATGGCGGCCCCGGGCCGCACTTCTGCCTCGGCGCCAACCTGGCGCGACGAGAGATCACCGTCTTCTTCCGCGAGCTCTTCCAGCGCCTCCCGGATCTGCAGATCAACGGCGAGCCCGATCGCCTCGCGTCGAACTTCATCCACGGCATCAAGCACCTGTCCTGCGAGTTCACGCCGAAGGCCGCCTGA
- a CDS encoding DUF362 domain-containing protein, with protein MISRRRFNQLGAVGIASLALAKTGARAAAKPRTVDDFSYSDAPARPVALAGVPRGSDADATTQAVRKAALAATDFSWLSRGDSVLIKVVCNSGNDYPATTDPLAVHAMVTLLKERGAGRVMVGDMSGVQFLRFSKDRLSGSSRELMTGNGLVGAAQDAGAEVVAFEEAGWDGFFEETPAEGENWARPLMMPNVLLESDHVILMPRCSRHVLAGSTLGLKAAVGWWRHDSRLEYHHDAASFSKKTAESNTAPSLLAKQRLVLSSATKVLTTFGPDEGYIAEPDTGLVMASPSVVAHDMASLAWLLDNQQTATPAEAREGVMNDPNQSELVVNVINRFINFWLDGGLSSPFTAQTLERYDLDTIWDDRVLARAFEISGGVPHIEYEALDVPDALQSRLSGATVLS; from the coding sequence ATGATCAGTCGACGACGGTTCAACCAGCTCGGCGCAGTGGGGATTGCTTCCCTGGCCCTTGCGAAAACCGGTGCTCGCGCCGCTGCGAAGCCGCGCACGGTGGACGATTTCAGCTACTCGGACGCGCCGGCACGTCCGGTCGCGCTCGCGGGTGTGCCGCGTGGCTCGGATGCTGATGCGACGACGCAGGCCGTCCGGAAGGCCGCCCTGGCCGCGACCGACTTCTCGTGGCTGAGCCGCGGCGATTCGGTGTTGATCAAAGTGGTCTGCAATTCGGGGAACGACTACCCGGCAACGACGGATCCTCTCGCCGTTCACGCGATGGTGACCTTGCTGAAGGAGAGGGGTGCCGGGCGAGTGATGGTCGGCGACATGTCCGGCGTGCAGTTCCTCCGCTTCAGCAAGGACCGTCTCTCGGGGAGCAGTCGCGAGTTGATGACGGGCAACGGACTCGTCGGCGCCGCGCAGGATGCGGGAGCCGAGGTCGTTGCGTTCGAGGAGGCTGGGTGGGACGGCTTCTTCGAGGAAACCCCGGCCGAGGGCGAGAACTGGGCACGGCCGCTCATGATGCCGAACGTCCTGCTCGAGTCCGACCACGTGATCCTGATGCCGCGTTGCTCGCGTCATGTCCTGGCGGGTAGCACTCTGGGGTTGAAGGCGGCCGTCGGCTGGTGGCGTCACGATTCGCGGCTCGAGTACCACCACGATGCGGCGAGCTTCTCGAAGAAGACCGCGGAGTCGAACACAGCACCAAGCTTGCTCGCGAAACAGCGCCTCGTGCTGAGCAGCGCGACGAAGGTGCTCACGACCTTCGGCCCCGATGAGGGCTACATCGCCGAACCCGACACCGGCCTGGTCATGGCGAGCCCTTCGGTCGTCGCGCACGACATGGCCTCGCTGGCCTGGCTTCTAGACAACCAGCAAACGGCGACCCCGGCCGAGGCGCGCGAAGGCGTGATGAACGACCCGAACCAGAGCGAGCTCGTCGTGAACGTCATCAATCGCTTCATCAATTTCTGGCTCGACGGCGGCCTCTCGAGTCCCTTCACCGCACAGACCCTCGAGCGCTACGACCTCGACACGATCTGGGATGATAGAGTTCTCGCACGGGCGTTCGAAATCTCGGGCGGCGTGCCGCATATCGAGTACGAAGCGCTGGACGTCCCGGACGCCTTACAGTCCCGGCTTTCGGGGGCCACGGTTCTCAGCTGA